The following coding sequences are from one Gossypium raimondii isolate GPD5lz chromosome 4, ASM2569854v1, whole genome shotgun sequence window:
- the LOC105779073 gene encoding uncharacterized protein LOC105779073, translating to MYPGRNKMYRDLHELYWWPGLKREVTEFVAKCLTCQQVKAEHQFPSGLFWEDYLPLAEFTYNNSYQSSIQMAPYEALYGHRCRTPSCWTELGEQRILAPELVSDIEDKVRLIRDRLKAASDRQKSYANLKRQEIEFLVGHFVFLKVSP from the exons atgtatCCTGGCAGAAACAAGATGTATCGAGATCTTCATGAGTTATACTGGTGGCCAGGTCTTAAACGGGAGGTTACTGAATTTGTGGCCAAGTGTTTGACATGtcagcaggttaaggctgagcatcagttcCCTTCGGGATTGTT TTGGGAGGATTACTTGCCGCTAGCAGAATTTACTTATAACAACAGCTATCAGTCTAGCATTCAAATGGCACCCTACGAGGCATTATATGGCCATAGGTGTCGCACACCttcatgttggactgagttgggcgagcAGCGTATTCTGGCCCCTGAGCTAGTTTCTGATATCGAGGATAAAGTTAGGTTGATTCGAGACCGACTAAAAGCAGCATCTGATAGGCAAAAGTCCTACGCCAACCTGAAGCGTCAAGAGATTGAGTTTTTAGTGGGACATTTCGTTTTTCTCAAGGTCTCGCCGTAG
- the LOC105780060 gene encoding probable uridine nucleosidase 2 isoform X2, giving the protein MAAAAGEPKKIIIDTDPGIDDAMAIFVALRSPEVEVIGLTTIYGNVYTTLATRNALHLLEVADRTDIPVAEGSHVTITKGTKLRIADFVHGADGLGNQNFPPPEGKPIDMSATDFLVEQANLYPGKVTVVALGPLTNIALAIQQDSSFVKNIGQIVLLGGAFAVNGNVNPAAEANIFGDPDAADIVFTSGADVLAVGINVTHQVILTDSDRETLASSNGKFAQYLLKILEVYFNYHHDAYSTKGVYLHDPTAMLAAINPSLITYVEGAVRVQTNGITRGLTLLYNKQKRFAEITEWSDQPSVKVAVTVDAPAVLKLVLERLME; this is encoded by the exons ATGGCGGCAGCAGCAGGAGAACCGAAGAAGATCATCATAGACACTGATCCTGGCATCG ATGATGCTATGGCGATATTTGTGGCTCTGAGGTCTCCTGAAGTGGAGGTCATCGGACTCACCACTATTTATGGCAATGTCTACACTACTTTGGCCACGAGGAATGCCTTACATTTG CTAGAGGTTGCAGACAGGACCGATATCCCTGTGGCGGAAGGATCACATGTTACCATCACT AAAGGTACAAAACTTCGTATTGCTGATTTTGTCCATGGTGCTGATGGGCTTGGCAATCAAAATTTCCCTCCACCTGAAGGAAAGCCTATTGACATGTCAGCTACTGATTTCCTTGTTGAGCAAGCAAACCTCTATCCTGGGAAGGTCACTGTGGTGGCATTGGGGCCCCTAACAAATATTGCACTG GCTATTCAACAAGATTCATCATTTGTTAAAAACATTGGGCAAATTGTTCTTCTTGGTGGTGCTTTTGCAGTAAATGGAAATGTGAATCCAGCAGCCGAGGCCAAT ATCTTTGGTGATCCAGATGCTGCAGATATTGTGTTCACAAGTGGAGCAGATGTTTTGGCTGTAGGGATAAATGTAACTCATCAAGTAATTTTGACAG ATTCTGACCGAGAAACATTGGCTAGTTCAAATGGAAAATTTGCTCAGTACTTGTTGAAGATACTAGAGGTGTACTTCAATTATCATCATGATGCATACAGCACAAAAG GTGTGTACCTTCATGATCCAACAGCCATGCTTGCAGCCATTAATCCTTCACTTATCACCTACGTGGAGGGTGCTGTCAGAGTTCAAACAAATGGCATCACACGGGGACTAACACTATTATACAACAAGCAGAAGAG GTTTGCTGAAATTACGGAGTGGTCCGATCAACCATCGGTGAAGGTGGCGGTCACAGTTGATGCACCTGCTGTTCTCAAATTGGTTCTGGAGAGGTTGATGGAATGA
- the LOC105780060 gene encoding probable uridine nucleosidase 2 isoform X1 — translation MAAAAGEPKKIIIDTDPGIDDAMAIFVALRSPEVEVIGLTTIYGNVYTTLATRNALHLLEVADRTDIPVAEGSHVTITFCTQKGTKLRIADFVHGADGLGNQNFPPPEGKPIDMSATDFLVEQANLYPGKVTVVALGPLTNIALAIQQDSSFVKNIGQIVLLGGAFAVNGNVNPAAEANIFGDPDAADIVFTSGADVLAVGINVTHQVILTDSDRETLASSNGKFAQYLLKILEVYFNYHHDAYSTKGVYLHDPTAMLAAINPSLITYVEGAVRVQTNGITRGLTLLYNKQKRFAEITEWSDQPSVKVAVTVDAPAVLKLVLERLME, via the exons ATGGCGGCAGCAGCAGGAGAACCGAAGAAGATCATCATAGACACTGATCCTGGCATCG ATGATGCTATGGCGATATTTGTGGCTCTGAGGTCTCCTGAAGTGGAGGTCATCGGACTCACCACTATTTATGGCAATGTCTACACTACTTTGGCCACGAGGAATGCCTTACATTTG CTAGAGGTTGCAGACAGGACCGATATCCCTGTGGCGGAAGGATCACATGTTACCATCACT TTTTGCACCCAGAAAGGTACAAAACTTCGTATTGCTGATTTTGTCCATGGTGCTGATGGGCTTGGCAATCAAAATTTCCCTCCACCTGAAGGAAAGCCTATTGACATGTCAGCTACTGATTTCCTTGTTGAGCAAGCAAACCTCTATCCTGGGAAGGTCACTGTGGTGGCATTGGGGCCCCTAACAAATATTGCACTG GCTATTCAACAAGATTCATCATTTGTTAAAAACATTGGGCAAATTGTTCTTCTTGGTGGTGCTTTTGCAGTAAATGGAAATGTGAATCCAGCAGCCGAGGCCAAT ATCTTTGGTGATCCAGATGCTGCAGATATTGTGTTCACAAGTGGAGCAGATGTTTTGGCTGTAGGGATAAATGTAACTCATCAAGTAATTTTGACAG ATTCTGACCGAGAAACATTGGCTAGTTCAAATGGAAAATTTGCTCAGTACTTGTTGAAGATACTAGAGGTGTACTTCAATTATCATCATGATGCATACAGCACAAAAG GTGTGTACCTTCATGATCCAACAGCCATGCTTGCAGCCATTAATCCTTCACTTATCACCTACGTGGAGGGTGCTGTCAGAGTTCAAACAAATGGCATCACACGGGGACTAACACTATTATACAACAAGCAGAAGAG GTTTGCTGAAATTACGGAGTGGTCCGATCAACCATCGGTGAAGGTGGCGGTCACAGTTGATGCACCTGCTGTTCTCAAATTGGTTCTGGAGAGGTTGATGGAATGA